The proteins below come from a single Leptolyngbya sp. 'hensonii' genomic window:
- a CDS encoding class I SAM-dependent methyltransferase: MTNPILQQKQWVFDRWAPRYDWLFPSVFYQAIHQRLLTYVQFSDRPQVLDLGCGTGRLLNRLAAHYPDLQGTGFDLSPEMIRQARRSNRHRPRLIFVQGNGEALPFTEEQFEAVFNTISFLHYPHPERVLTEVRRVLKPEGRFYLADFTPSCLTQPSFRASLPGNIQFYSPQSREQLGAQAGLRCLGHHYLLGPVLLTLFVPDPAFSASV, translated from the coding sequence ATGACCAATCCCATCCTGCAACAGAAACAGTGGGTGTTCGATCGCTGGGCTCCCCGATATGATTGGCTGTTTCCATCGGTGTTCTATCAGGCCATCCACCAGCGGTTGTTGACCTACGTCCAATTCTCCGATCGTCCCCAGGTACTGGATCTGGGTTGTGGTACAGGTCGTCTACTGAATCGGTTAGCAGCCCACTATCCCGATCTACAGGGAACGGGGTTTGATCTGTCTCCAGAGATGATCCGTCAGGCCCGACGCTCCAACCGCCATCGCCCCCGGCTGATTTTTGTCCAGGGGAATGGGGAAGCGCTGCCCTTTACCGAAGAGCAGTTTGAGGCCGTTTTCAACACGATCAGTTTTCTCCATTACCCCCACCCGGAACGGGTTCTCACAGAGGTGCGACGGGTTCTGAAACCGGAGGGTCGCTTTTATTTGGCTGATTTTACCCCCAGTTGCCTGACCCAGCCTTCATTTCGGGCCAGCTTACCCGGTAATATCCAGTTTTATAGTCCTCAATCGCGGGAGCAGCTTGGGGCACAGGCTGGATTACGTTGCCTGGGGCATCATTACCTTCTAGGACCTGTTCTGTTAACCCTATTTGTTCCGGACCCTGCTTTTTCTGCATCGGTATAA